From Calothrix sp. PCC 6303, a single genomic window includes:
- the mfd gene encoding transcription-repair coupling factor, whose amino-acid sequence MAFSSIVRALGRSPLTTELITKLNRQRELSLNGFPRLPKGLVASALAKAEGNNLCVICATLEEAGRWTAQLEAMGWRSVSFYPTSESSPYEAFDPETEMTWGQMQVLADLVKVEESTDSRQIAVVATVGALQTHLPPPEALQPFCLTMKNGMEFDLDEFGDRITKLGYERVALVESEGQWSRRGDIVDVFPVSSELPVRLEWFGDDIDQIREFDPATQRSALDKVAELVLTPTNYGVIIGAALADNREFKSLSSKLPTKSDLDMEDTGIFPGSRRFLGLAYEKPASLLDYLPKNTIIAFDEPEQCHAHSDRWVENAQEQWELLKDGDEEHPGVTLPLIHREFNQCLLAASQFKLLYLAEIAETIITESGNNESGLNLVSRPLPVTPHQFAKIAETLRQERDRNFSVWLISAQPSRSVSLLQEHDCQAQFIPNPNDYNAIDKLQINHTPVALKYSGLAELEGFVMPTYRIAVITDREFYGQHSLASPSYIRKRRQATSKQVDLNKLRPGDYVVHRNHGLGKFVKLESLTISDETRDYLVVQYADGLLRVAADQVGALSRFRTSANKNPELNKMTGKVWENTKNRVRKAIKKLAVDLLKLYAARAKQEGFAFPEDMPWQQELEDSFPYQATPDQLKATQDVKRDMESDRPMDRLVCGDVGFGKTEVAIRAIFKAVTAGKQVALLAPTTILTQQHYHTIKERFSPYPVNVGLLNRFRSPAERREILKRLASGDLDIVVGTHQLLSKEISIKELGLLVVDEEQRFGVNQKEKIKSLKTQVDVLTLSATPIPRTLYMSLSGIREMSLITTPPPSRRPIKTHLAPRNPETIRAALRQELDRGGQVFYVVPRVEGIEETAIKLREIVGGARIAIAHGQMDESQLESTMLTFSNGDADILVCTTIIESGLDIPRVNTILIEDAHRFGLAQLYQLRGRVGRAGIQAHAWLFYPQQRTLSEAARQRLRAIQEFTQLGSGYQLAMRDAEIRGVGNLLGAEQSGQLDVIGFDLYMEMLEEAIREIRGQEIPKVDDTQIDLKLTAFIPSNYIPDADQKMSAYRAVAAAKSVDELMLISLEWNDRYGKIPTPANQLLRVMELKQLAKKIGFSRIKPEAKQHVALETPMEEPAWNLLAANLTDNMRSRFVYSPGKVIVRGLAVLKADQQLKTLIDAFAKMQGVVADTVDPQ is encoded by the coding sequence ATGGCTTTTTCCTCGATTGTGCGTGCTTTAGGGCGCTCACCACTGACTACCGAATTGATTACAAAGTTAAATCGACAACGTGAGTTGTCCTTAAATGGATTTCCCCGTTTGCCGAAAGGTTTGGTAGCTTCGGCGTTGGCGAAGGCTGAGGGAAATAACTTATGTGTAATTTGTGCCACTTTGGAGGAGGCTGGACGGTGGACTGCTCAATTGGAAGCGATGGGTTGGAGGAGTGTGAGTTTTTACCCGACTTCCGAATCTTCCCCCTATGAAGCTTTTGATCCCGAAACAGAGATGACTTGGGGACAAATGCAGGTTTTGGCTGATTTAGTGAAGGTTGAAGAATCAACAGACAGCCGTCAAATTGCTGTGGTGGCAACTGTGGGAGCGCTACAAACCCATTTACCACCTCCGGAAGCGTTACAGCCCTTTTGTTTGACGATGAAAAACGGGATGGAGTTTGACTTAGATGAATTTGGCGATCGCATAACTAAACTAGGCTATGAAAGAGTGGCTTTGGTGGAGTCGGAGGGGCAATGGAGCCGCCGGGGGGATATTGTGGATGTGTTTCCAGTATCTTCGGAATTACCAGTACGGTTGGAGTGGTTTGGTGATGATATTGACCAAATTCGAGAGTTTGATCCAGCTACACAACGTTCTGCCCTTGACAAAGTTGCTGAGTTAGTTTTGACCCCCACCAACTACGGGGTGATTATTGGGGCGGCATTAGCAGATAATCGAGAATTTAAAAGCCTTAGCAGCAAATTACCCACCAAATCCGATTTGGATATGGAAGACACGGGAATTTTTCCCGGCAGTCGGCGGTTTTTGGGATTAGCTTACGAAAAACCCGCTTCATTATTAGATTATTTACCCAAGAATACAATTATCGCCTTTGACGAACCAGAGCAATGTCACGCCCATAGCGATCGCTGGGTGGAAAATGCCCAGGAACAGTGGGAGTTACTCAAAGATGGGGATGAGGAACATCCTGGTGTCACCTTGCCACTGATTCACCGAGAATTTAATCAATGTCTATTAGCTGCTTCCCAATTTAAGCTACTTTATTTGGCGGAAATTGCCGAAACCATCATTACGGAATCGGGAAATAATGAATCGGGACTAAATTTAGTCAGTCGTCCTTTACCCGTTACCCCGCACCAGTTTGCCAAGATAGCGGAGACGCTGCGGCAAGAACGCGATCGCAATTTCTCTGTGTGGCTGATTTCTGCTCAACCCAGTCGTTCGGTTTCCTTACTGCAAGAACACGATTGTCAGGCACAATTTATACCTAATCCTAATGATTACAACGCCATTGATAAACTGCAAATTAATCACACTCCCGTCGCCCTGAAATACTCGGGTTTAGCAGAGTTGGAAGGCTTTGTTATGCCTACCTACCGCATAGCTGTGATTACAGATCGGGAGTTCTATGGACAACATTCCCTCGCCAGTCCCAGCTACATCCGCAAGCGTCGCCAAGCCACTTCCAAGCAAGTTGATCTCAATAAGTTACGTCCGGGAGATTACGTAGTTCACCGAAACCATGGTTTAGGAAAGTTCGTCAAATTAGAAAGCTTAACTATCAGTGATGAAACCCGCGATTATTTGGTAGTTCAATATGCCGATGGGTTACTTCGGGTAGCAGCAGATCAAGTGGGGGCGCTTTCTCGGTTCCGCACCTCTGCCAATAAAAACCCCGAACTCAACAAAATGACCGGGAAGGTGTGGGAAAATACCAAAAATCGCGTCCGCAAAGCAATTAAAAAGCTGGCAGTAGATTTGTTGAAACTCTATGCTGCCAGAGCCAAACAAGAGGGTTTTGCTTTCCCCGAAGATATGCCGTGGCAACAGGAATTAGAGGATTCATTCCCTTACCAAGCCACCCCAGATCAACTTAAAGCCACGCAAGATGTGAAGCGGGATATGGAAAGCGATCGCCCAATGGATAGGTTGGTATGTGGGGATGTGGGTTTTGGTAAAACTGAGGTGGCAATTCGGGCAATTTTCAAAGCCGTCACAGCCGGGAAACAGGTGGCACTATTAGCACCCACCACCATCCTCACCCAACAGCATTACCACACTATCAAAGAGCGCTTTTCCCCCTACCCCGTCAACGTCGGTTTACTCAACCGCTTCCGCAGTCCTGCCGAACGTCGAGAAATTTTGAAACGCTTGGCAAGTGGGGATTTAGATATAGTTGTCGGCACTCACCAATTACTGAGTAAAGAAATCAGCATCAAAGAATTGGGACTTTTAGTAGTAGATGAGGAACAACGCTTTGGGGTGAACCAAAAGGAAAAAATCAAAAGCCTAAAAACCCAAGTTGACGTTCTCACCCTTTCAGCCACACCCATCCCCCGCACCCTCTACATGTCGCTTTCGGGAATTCGGGAGATGAGTTTAATTACCACCCCACCCCCATCCCGTCGCCCCATCAAAACCCACCTTGCTCCCCGAAACCCGGAAACTATCCGGGCAGCACTGCGCCAAGAATTAGACAGAGGTGGTCAGGTTTTCTATGTAGTTCCACGGGTGGAAGGCATCGAAGAGACAGCCATCAAACTACGAGAAATCGTAGGCGGAGCGAGAATAGCGATCGCGCACGGGCAAATGGACGAAAGTCAACTGGAATCCACCATGCTCACCTTCAGTAATGGGGATGCTGATATCTTAGTTTGTACCACCATCATCGAATCAGGTTTGGATATTCCCCGCGTTAACACCATCTTAATTGAAGATGCTCACCGCTTCGGTTTGGCGCAACTTTACCAACTGCGGGGACGGGTGGGACGTGCAGGAATCCAAGCACATGCCTGGTTATTTTACCCCCAACAACGCACCCTCTCGGAAGCCGCACGTCAAAGGTTACGCGCAATTCAGGAATTCACTCAACTGGGTTCCGGATATCAACTAGCGATGCGGGATGCCGAAATTCGCGGTGTTGGTAATCTCCTAGGTGCCGAACAATCAGGACAACTGGATGTCATAGGTTTCGATTTATACATGGAAATGTTAGAGGAAGCCATCCGCGAGATTCGTGGACAGGAAATACCCAAGGTTGATGACACCCAAATTGACCTGAAACTGACAGCATTTATCCCCAGCAACTACATCCCCGATGCCGATCAGAAAATGAGCGCCTACCGCGCTGTAGCCGCCGCAAAATCAGTAGATGAACTGATGCTAATTAGTCTGGAATGGAACGATAGATACGGTAAAATTCCCACACCAGCTAATCAACTTCTGCGGGTAATGGAACTTAAGCAACTCGCCAAAAAAATCGGCTTTAGCCGCATCAAACCCGAAGCAAAACAGCATGTTGCCCTAGAAACCCCAATGGAAGAACCAGCATGGAACCTCCTAGCAGCAAACCTTACTGACAACATGCGATCGCGCTTCGTCTACAGCCCTGGTAAAGTCATAGTTAGGGGTTTAGCCGTCCTCAAAGCCGATCAACAACTCAAAACCCTAATTGATGCCTTCGCTAAAATGCAAGGTGTGGTTGCCGACACAGTAGACCCTCAGTAA
- a CDS encoding Mo-dependent nitrogenase C-terminal domain-containing protein: MIKTNRKEIVFSGFVKPVVETNQPISKPLIHQPRFAFLEPLRQWLDALEIQNPKTARLIAKYIPAQCPFERDITVFGHKIAHIPPLCKLNPLYDQFVGLRFRALCFLVDKCGEDIQSYC; encoded by the coding sequence ATGATCAAAACCAACCGCAAAGAAATAGTTTTTTCGGGATTTGTTAAGCCAGTAGTGGAAACAAATCAACCAATTAGTAAACCCCTAATTCACCAGCCTAGATTTGCTTTTTTAGAACCATTACGTCAGTGGTTAGACGCATTAGAAATTCAGAATCCTAAAACTGCTAGACTGATTGCTAAATATATTCCTGCACAATGTCCATTTGAGCGTGACATCACAGTTTTTGGTCACAAAATCGCTCACATTCCACCCCTTTGCAAATTGAATCCACTGTACGATCAATTTGTTGGTTTGCGTTTCCGCGCTTTGTGCTTCTTAGTCGATAAATGTGGTGAAGACATCCAGTCTTATTGTTAA
- a CDS encoding cupin domain-containing protein — MEIKIQHQPSSEDLEKLGMSEWDIWQKEISKFSWTYDEQETCYFLEGDVIVTPDEGVPVQMGKGDLVTFPAGMSCTWEIREAVRKHYCFN, encoded by the coding sequence ATGGAAATTAAAATTCAGCATCAACCAAGTTCAGAAGATTTAGAAAAATTAGGCATGTCAGAGTGGGATATCTGGCAAAAAGAAATATCTAAGTTCTCTTGGACTTATGATGAACAAGAAACCTGTTACTTTTTAGAAGGGGATGTAATTGTCACCCCAGATGAGGGGGTACCAGTGCAGATGGGGAAAGGAGATTTAGTCACCTTCCCAGCGGGGATGTCTTGCACCTGGGAAATTAGAGAAGCGGTGAGAAAACACTATTGCTTTAATTAA